Proteins from one Bombus pyrosoma isolate SC7728 linkage group LG16, ASM1482585v1, whole genome shotgun sequence genomic window:
- the LOC122576474 gene encoding ATP-binding cassette sub-family D member 3, translated as MAPTFSKFATRRTLAGACALTALIWILKKRNRKQVAKCRNAWSTNDIQYVIKEEEKPKGSRAHVNVRFFRQLYQLLKIGIPSVVSLEMAFVLLIAGTLTIRSICDFWMINMITSVDASILRMDKPSFKRNLLRFLCLIPVISVVNNVLKYSTYETKLRLRTNITRNLLDQYLKGFTYYKMSNLDSRIANPDQLLTTDVDKFCESCTNLYSNIAKPLLDIAIYVYRLTTNLGGETPLIMLSYLIFAGVVITHLRKPIGQMTVKEQRLEGEYRHINSRLITNSEEIAFYQGNNREKLTILSSFHKLMTHLRKCQEFKTLMGIIDNFVGKYMGTVVGFYAVSIPFFMENSALTETPNHRFKSYYTYGRMLIKLAEAIGRLVLAGRELTRLAGLTARVTEIKVVLDDLNSGKYERIMISDFKDEPIGSPGEGRIVNKDNVIRFDGVPLVTPNGDILIKELSFEVKSGMNVLVCGPNGCGKSSLFRILGELWPVWSGTVTKPPRGKLFYIPQRPYMTLGTLRDQVIYPHTKTEMIRRGHMTDEDLKKLLDLVQLGHLLERENLTNSEGQGWDVVADWMDVLSGGEKQRIAMARVFYHKPQFAILDECTSAVSVDVEDSMYMYCRQANITLFTVSHRRSLWKHHEYYLQMDGRGNYEFKAIEPDTEEFGS; from the exons ATGGCACCGACATTTAGCAAATTTGCTACAAGACGCACGTTAGCTGGTGCTTGTGCTTTAACTGCGTTAATATGGatcttaaaaaaaagaaaccggAAACAGGTCGCGAAATGCAG AAATGCCTGGTCTACTAATGACATTCAATATGTTATTAAAGAG GAGGAAAAACCAAAAGGGTCAAGAGCTCATGTCAATGTTAGATTCTTTCGACAATTGTACCAATTGCTCAAAATTGGTATACCTTCAGTGGTATCCCTTGAAATGGCTTTTGTTCTCCTTATCGCAGGGACACTTACTATAAGATCTATCTGTGATTTTTGGATGATAAATATGATCACTTCAGTAGATGC GTCGATTCTTAGAATGGATAAGCCATCATTCAAAAGAAATCTGTTAAGATTTTTGTGTTTAATACCAGTG atatcTGTTGTGAACAACGTACTGAAATATAGTACATACGAAACAAAGTTGAGGTTACGTACAAATATCACACGAAATTTATTGGATCAGTACCTTAA AGGCTTtacttattataaaatgaGCAATTTGGATAGTCGTATAGCAAATCCAGATCAACTTTTAACTACTGATGTTGATAAATTTTGTGAAAGTTGCACGAACCTGTACAGTAATATTGCAAAACCTTTATTGGATATTGCTATCTACGTCTACAGACTTACAACTAATCTTGGTGGAGAA ACACCATTAATCATGCTTTCTTATCTCATCTTTGCTGGTGTAGTAATAACTCATTTACGTAAACCTATCGGGCAGATGACAGTTAAAGAACAACGTCTCGAGGGTGAATACCGTCATATTAATTCCAGGTTAATCACTAATTCTGAGGAAATTGCATTTTATCAAGGaaataacagagaaaaattaacTATTCTTAGTAGTTTTCATAAACTT ATGACACATCTTCGTAAATGTCAAGAGTTTAAAACTCTTATGggaataattgataatttcgtTGGCAAAT ATATGGGGACTGTGGTCGGTTTCTATGCAGTAAGCATACCTTTCTTCATGGAAAACTCTGCGCTCACAGAAACCCCTAACCATCGTTTTAAGAGTTATTATACTTACGGTcgtatgttaataaaattggcAGAAGCCATAGGTAGATTAGTTTTAGCCGGGAGAGAACTGACGCGACTAGCAGGATTAACTGCAAGAGTAACTGAAATAAAGGTCGTCCTTGACGATCTAAATTCaggaaaatacgaaagaataaTGATTTCCGATTTTAAAGACGAACCAATTGGAAGTCCGGGTGAAGGAAGAATAGTGAACAAAGATAATGTCATAAGATTCGATGGTGTACCTCTAGTAACTCCTAACGGGGATATTCTTATCAAAGAACTATCATTTGAAGTGAAATCGGGAATGAATGTATTAGTTTGTGGTCCAAACGGATGCGGGAAAAGTTCTTTGTTTAGGATACTCGGAGAA TTATGGCCAGTTTGGAGTGGGACAGTTACCAAACCTCCGCGAGGGAAATTATTCTACATACCTCAGCGTCCTTACATGACTCTGGGTACCTTGAGAGATCAAGTAATTTATCCTCATACAAAGACAGAAATGATAAGACGTGGACATATGACGGATGAAGATTTAAAGAAGTTGCTAGATTTGGTTCAATTGGGCCATCTATTAGAGAGAGAAAATCTTACAAATAGCGAGGGGCAAGGTTGGGACGTCGTGGCTGACTGGATGGACGTTTTGTCGGGTGGCGAAAAGCAGCGCATAGCA ATGGCTCGAGTATTTTATCATAAACCACAGTTTGCAATTTTAGACGAATGCACAAGCGCTGTTAGCGTTGACGTTGAAGATTCGATGTATATGTATTGCAGACAGGCAAATATTACATTGTTCACAGTATCGCATCGACGATCCCTTTGGAAACATCACGAg TATTATTTGCAAATGGACGGAAGAGGAAATTACGAATTCAAGGCTATCGAACCGGATACGGAAGAATTCGGGT